A part of Neoarius graeffei isolate fNeoGra1 chromosome 8, fNeoGra1.pri, whole genome shotgun sequence genomic DNA contains:
- the zgc:153018 gene encoding transmembrane protein 179-like, translating to MELDRRLLLAHCAAHALSVIAGLLVVVPLALNGSAFKGRCALFTHGFWRSENQSASGAHLAAGTHLAAGTHLVVQQWGPPAACQFATFVGVFTVLYGATQSWRSLFYLHRRHDDTLFSAFLTLLLSLCVLFLSGGASVILTLGLVSWCNTITDHNTRPYSCAEAQSVPLYLDVETSSFYSELTCAQISLWCVTALWLVHSILSFLRLYHSHSQQISGPCLSREKELLLGQPHVDCPLPCQHPHPPQPPAIFI from the exons ATGGAGCTGGATCGGAGACTCCTGCTGGCGCACTGCGCTGCCCACGCCCTGTCCGTGATCGCAGGCCTGCTGGTCGTGGTGCCGTTAGCGCTGAACGGCTCGGCGTTTAAAGGCCGCTGTGCGCTCTTCACCCACGGCTTCTGGCGCTCCGAGAACCAGAGCGCGAGCGGCGCGCACCTGGCGGCTGGAACACACCTGGCGGCTGGAACACACCTGGTGGTGCAGCAGTGGGGGCCGCCGGCAGCCTGCCAGTTCGCCACGTTCGTCGGAGTGTTTACGGTGCTGTATGGAGCCACACAGAGCTGGAGGAGTTTATTTTATCTCCACCGGCGTCACGACGA CACCTTGTTCTCGGCCTTTCTCACGCTGCTGCTGAGCCTGTGTGTGCTCTTCCTGTCCGGAGGCGCAAGTGTGATTCTGACCCTTGGCCTTGTGTCCTGGTGCAACACCATCACTGATCACAACACCCGACCATACAG CTGTGCTGAGGCACAATCTGTGCCCCTCTACTTGGATGTGGAAACCTCCTCGTTCTACTCGGAGCTCACCTGTGCACAG ATTTCTCTGTGGTGTGTAACAGCTCTATGGTTGGTTCACTCCATTCTGTCCTTCCTGAGACTCTACCACTCTCACAGTCAGCAGATCAGCGGACCGTGTCTGTCCCGAGAGAAGGAGCTCCTGCTGGGCCAGCCACATGTAGATTGTCCCCTGCCATGCCAACACCCTCACCCTCCACAACCACCTGCCATCTTCATTTAA
- the sfxn5b gene encoding sideroflexin-5b, whose protein sequence is MTEAAIYPAFQLGQPRYDQSSFLGRFRHFVDVIDPRTLFVSEAHLKQCVALLDDFKDGTLPPGTTDQQLWEAQKVKQAIIHPDTGQKIFMPFRMSGYVPFGTPIVVGLLLPNQTLASTVFWQWLNQSHNACVNYANRNATKPTPTSRFIQGYLGAVTSAVSIAVGLNVLLEKSRKFNPATRLIIQRFIPFPAVASANICNVALMRHNELAEGIDVLDSNGNVVGSSRIAAKHALMETAFTRVVLPLPIFVLPPIIMAFVEKLPLMQAHRRFRLPVHSFVCLAVFGLSLPLAISLFPQMSQIEASHLEPEIAMATDCKVLTYNKGL, encoded by the exons ATGACCGAGGCTGCAATTTATCCTGCGTTTCAGCTCGGACAGCCGCGCTATGATCAG AGCTCCTTCCTTGGCAGGTTCAGACACTTTGTAGACGTCATCGACCCCAGAACTCTTTTTGTATCAGAG GCTCACTTAAAGCAATGTGTTGCTCTCCTGGATGATTTTAAAGATGGGACTCTTCCTCCTGGAACAACGGATCAACAG ctcTGGGAGGCTCAGAAGGTGAAACAG GCTATTATTCACCCTGACACTGGACAGAAGATCTTTATGCCTTTTCGCATgtcag GTTATGTTCCATTTGGAACACCCATA GTGGTTGGCCTTCTGCTCCCAAACCAGACTCTGGCATCCACTGTGTTCTGGCAG TGGTTAAACCAGAGCCATAACGCTTGTGTGAACTACGCCAACCGCAATGCCACAAAG CCCACGCCAACATCCAGATTTATTCAGGGCTACCTGGGAGCTGTGACAAGTGCTGTTTCGATTGCG GTTGGTCTGAATGTGCTTCTAGAGAAATCCAGGAAATTTAACCCAGCCACCAGGCTCATCATACAGAGATTCATTCCTTTCCCTGCTGTAG CTAGTGCAAATATATGCAATGTGGCTCTCATGAGACACAACGAACTCGCCGAGGGAATCGATGTGCTAGACTCTAATGGGAATGTAGTGGGCTCTTCGCGGATAGCAGCCAAACAT GCACTGATGGAGACAGCGTTTACACGAGTGGTCCTGCCACTGCCTATATTTGTTCTCCCACCTATCATCATGGCCTTTGTGGAGAA GCTGCCGCTGATGCAGGCCCATCGCCGGTTCAGGCTGCCTGTCCACAGCTTCGTGTGCCTGGCCGTGTTcggtctctctctgcctctcgccaTCAGCCTGTTCCCACAGATGTCTCAA ATTGAAGCTTCTCACCTTGAGCCAGAAATCGCCATGGCAACCGATTGCAAGGTGCTGACCTATAACAAGGGACTGTGA